A stretch of the Pseudomonadota bacterium genome encodes the following:
- a CDS encoding CBS domain-containing protein: MKAKDIMDPVTDYLTPEDTLQQAVQKMRATKRWHGQGLKGMVILDQAGRLIGVLAIKDILRATIPVYMDPRISKFSWDGMLETMASKVACRKVKEFMSTRVVTVPEDAPLMRCVDLLIEKNLQRLPVVDADNKVLGVVYIRDIYNLISKIFTEAPKCEI; this comes from the coding sequence ATGAAGGCAAAGGACATTATGGATCCGGTCACGGATTATCTGACTCCGGAGGATACCCTGCAGCAGGCCGTACAGAAAATGCGCGCCACCAAACGCTGGCACGGTCAGGGTCTGAAGGGCATGGTGATTCTGGACCAGGCAGGCAGATTGATCGGCGTTCTTGCCATCAAGGATATCCTGCGAGCCACTATCCCCGTCTATATGGACCCGAGAATTTCAAAATTTTCCTGGGACGGCATGCTGGAGACCATGGCCAGTAAGGTGGCCTGCCGGAAGGTGAAGGAATTCATGTCCACCAGGGTTGTCACCGTTCCTGAAGACGCACCACTGATGCGGTGCGTTGATCTGCTGATTGAAAAAAATCTGCAGCGTCTGCCGGTGGTGGATGCAGACAATAAGGTGTTGGGGGTTGTCTATATTCGTGACATCTACAACCTTATCTCAAAAATTTTTACTGAGGCACCAAAGTGTGAAATATGA
- a CDS encoding pyrimidine dimer DNA glycosylase/endonuclease V yields MRLWSIHPEYLDVKGLVAAWREGLLAQKVLRGMTKGYKRHPQLTRFKNSSNAIGAIGSYLKGIIDEADKRGYHFNSSKIVNQTDKDTIPVTTGQVEYEFKHLLGKLRERAPERYEQFKNLKDIQVHPLFITISGAVEGWERTQPAGG; encoded by the coding sequence ATGAGACTCTGGTCCATACATCCTGAATATTTAGATGTAAAGGGGTTGGTTGCGGCTTGGCGGGAAGGTCTTCTGGCGCAGAAGGTATTACGCGGGATGACCAAGGGATATAAGAGACATCCCCAGTTAACGCGATTCAAGAACTCCAGCAACGCAATTGGCGCCATTGGCAGTTATTTGAAGGGGATAATTGATGAGGCGGATAAACGAGGCTATCATTTTAACAGCAGCAAGATCGTTAATCAGACAGATAAGGACACAATACCGGTAACAACGGGCCAGGTGGAATATGAGTTCAAACATCTATTGGGCAAACTCAGGGAAAGGGCGCCGGAGCGGTATGAGCAGTTCAAAAATCTTAAGGACATACAGGTCCATCCACTCTTTATAACAATCAGCGGCGCGGTGGAAGGCTGGGAAAGAACTCAGCCAGCAGGCGGCTGA